A single Pan troglodytes isolate AG18354 chromosome 19, NHGRI_mPanTro3-v2.0_pri, whole genome shotgun sequence DNA region contains:
- the TMEM94 gene encoding transmembrane protein 94 isoform X14, with product MLFKQAELWMSHQGKGNKGEPPSALGLSTRKALSVLKEQLEAVLEGHLRERKKCLTWKEVWRSSFLHHSNRCSCFHWPGASLMLLAVLLLLGCCGGQPAGSRGVGLVNASALFLLLLLNLVLIGRQDRLKRREVERRLRGIIDQIQDALRDGREIQWPNAMYPDLHMPFAPSWSLHWAYRDGHLVNLPVSLLVEGDIIALRPGQESFASLRGIKDDEHIVLEPGDLFPPFSPPPSPRGEVERGPQSPQQHRLFRVLETPVIDNVRWCLDMALSRPVTALDNERFTVQSVMLHYAVPVVLAGFLITNALRFIFSAPGVTSWQYTLLQLQVNGVLPILPLLFPVLWVLATACGEARVLAQMSKASPSSLLAKFSEDTLSSYTEAVSSQEMLRCIWGHFLRVLGGTSPTLSHSSSLLHSLGSVTVLCCVDKQGILSWPNPSPETVLFFSGKVEPPHSSHEDLTDGLSTRSFCHPEVEEEPHERDALLAGSLNNTLHLSNEQERGDWPGEAPKPPEPYSHHKAHGRSKHPSGSNTQPGMESDPYEAEDFVCDYHLEMLSLSQDQQNPSCIQFDDSNWQLHLTSLKPLGLNVLLNLCDASVTERLCRFSDHLCNIALQESHSAVLPVHVPWGLCELARLIGFTPGAKELFKQENHLALYRLPSAETMKETSLGRLSCVTKRRPPLSHMISLFIKDTTTSTEQMLSHGTADVVLEACTDFWDGADIYPLSGSDRKKVLDFYQRACLSGYCSAFAYKPMNCALSSQLNGKCIELVQVPGQSSIFTMCELPSTIPIKQNARRSSWSSDEGIGEVLEKEDCMQALSGQIFMGMVSSQYQARLDIVRLIDGLVNACIRFVYFSLEDELKSKVFAEKMGLETGWNCHISLTPNGDMPGSEIPPSSPSHAGSLHDDLNQVSRDDAEGLLLMEEEGHSDLISFQPTDSDIPSFLEDSNRAKLPRGIHQVRPHLQNIDNVPLLVPLFTDCTPETMCEMIKIMQEYGEVTCCLGSSANLRNSCLFLQSDISIALDPLYPSRCSWETFGYATSTSMAQASDGLSPLQLSGQLNSLPCSLTFRQEETISIIRLIEQARHATYGIRKCFLFLLQCQLTLVVIQFLSCLVQLPPLLSTTDILWLSCFCYPLLSISLLGKPPHSSIMSMATGKNLQSIPKKTQHYFLLCFLLKFSLTISSCLICFGFTLQSFCDSSRDRNLTNCSSVMLPSNDDRAPAWFEDFANGLLSAQKLTAALIVLHTGERAPWEGVDDGGRGAPLWKSDPHIAPLSPVFISITHVHRTKPLWRKSPLTNLWWAVTVPVVLLGQVVQTAVDLQLWTHRDSHVHFGLEDVPLLTWLLGCLSLVLVVVTNEIVKLHEIRVRVRYQKRQKLQFETKLGMNSPF from the exons GGCGAGCCTCCCTCAGCCCTGGGCCTGTCCACGCGGAAGGCCCTCAGCGTCCTGAAGGAGCAGCTGGAGGCAGTGCTGGAAGGACATCTCAGGGAGCGGAAGAAGTGTCTGACGTGGAAG GAGGTGTGGAGAAGCAGCTTCCTCCACCACAGTAACCGCTGCTCCTGCTTCCACTGGCCGGGGGCCTCACTCATGCTACTGGccgtgctgctgctgctgggctgCTGCGGGGGACAGCCAGCCGGGAG CCGTGGGGTGGGGCTGGTGAATGCCTCAGCCTTGTTCCTGTTACTGCTTCTCAACCTTGTGCTCATCGGGCGGCAAGACCGGCTGAAGCGTCGGGAGGTAGAGCGGAGGCTGCGAGGGATCATTGATCAAATCCAAG ATGCCCTCAGGGATGGCAGGGAGATCCAGTGGCCCAATGCCATGTATCCAGACCTCCACATGCCTTTTGCACCATCCTGGTCCTTGCACTGGGCCTACAGAGACGGACACCTGGTCAACCTGCCAGTCAGCCTGCTGGTTGAAGGAGACATCATAGCTTTGAGGCCTGGCCAGGAATCGTTTGCTTCTCTGAGGGGGATCAAG GATGACGAGCACATCGTCCTGGAGCCGGGAGACCTCTTCCCCCCcttctcccctccaccctcaccccgGGGAGAAGTGGAGAGAGGGCCACAGAGCCCCCAGCAGCACCGGCTTTTCCGTGTCCTTGAGACCCCTGTGATTGACAACGTCAG ATGGTGCCTGGACATGGCCCTGTCCCGACCAGTCACTGCCCTGGACAATGAGCGGTTCACAGTGCAGTCGGTGATGCTACACTATGCTGTGCCCGTGGTCCTG GCCGGCTTCCTCATCACCAATGCCCTGCGCTTCATCTTCAGTGCCCCGGGGGTCACTTCCTGGCAGTACACCCTCCTCCAGCTCCAG GTGAATGGCGTCCTGCCCATCCTCCCCCTGCTCTTTCCAGTCCTCTGGGTTCTGGCAACTGCCTGTGGAGAGGCCCGTGTCCTGGCCCAGATGAGcaaggcctcacccagctccctg CTGGCTAAGTTCTCAGAGGATACTCTCAGCAGCTATACGGAGGCTGTCTCCTCTCAG GAAATGCTGCGCTGCATTTGGGGCCACTTCCTGAGGGTGCTCGGGGGGACATCGCCAACGCTGAGCCACAGTTCCAGCCTGCTGCACAGCCTGGGCTCTGTCACG GTCCTGTGCTGTGTGGACAAACAGGGGATCCTGTCATGGCCAAATCCCAGCCCAGAGACTGTACTGTTCTTCAGCGGGAAGGTGGAGCCCCCTCACAGCAGCCACGAGGACCTCACCGATGGCCTATCCACCCGCTCCTTCTGCCATCCCGAGGTAGAGGAGGAG CCCCATGAACGAGACGCCCTCCTGGCTGGCTCCCTGAACAACACCCTGCACCTTTCCAATGAGCAGGAGCGTGGCGACTGGCCTGGCGAGGCTCCCAAGCCCCCCGAGCCCTATTCACACCACAAAGCGCATGGCCGCAGCAAACACCCATCTGGCTCCAAC ACCCAGCCTGGGATGGAGAGCGACCCCTACGAAGCAGAGGACTTTGTGTGTGACTACCACCTGGAGATGCTGAGCCTGTCCCAGGACCAGCAGAACCCCTCCTGCATCCAGTTTGATGACTCCAACTGGCAGCTGCACCTCACCTCCCTCAAACCCCTGGGCCTCAATGTGCTGCTGAACCTGTGTGATGCCAGCGTCACCGAGCGCCTGTGCCGATTCTCCGACCACCTGTGCAACATCGCCCTGCAAGAGAGCCACAGCGCCGTGCTGCCCGTCCATGTGCCCTGGGGCCTCTGCGAGCTTGCCCGCCTCATTG GCTTCACTCCTGGGGCCAAGGAGCTTTTCAAGCAGGAGAACCATCTGGCGCTGTACCGCCTCCCCAGTGCCGAGACAATGAAGGAGACATCGCTGGGGCGGCTCTCCTGTGTCACCAAGCGGCGGCCTCCCCTCAGCCACATGATCAGCCTCTTCATTAAAGACACCACCACCA GCACAGAGCAGATGCTGTCCCATGGCACCGCTGATGTGGTCTTAGAGGCCTGCACAGACTTCTGGGACGGAGCTGACATCTACCCTCTCTCGGGATCTGACAG AAAGAAAGTGCTCGACTTCTACCAGCGAGCCTGCCTGTCTGGGTATTGCTCTGCCTTCGCCTACAAGCCCATGAACTGCGCCCTGTCCTCTCAGCTCAACGGCAAGTGCATCGAGCTGGTACAGGTGCCCGGCCAAAGCAGCATCTTCACCATGTGCGAGCTGCCCAGCACCATCCCCATCAAGCAGAACGCCCGCCGCAGCAGCTGGAGCTCTGACG AAGGGATCGGGGAGGTGCTGGAGAAGGAAGACTGCATGCAGGCCCTGAGCGGCCAGATCTTCATGGGCATGGTGTCCTCCCAGTACCAGGCCCGGCTGGACATCGTGCGCCTCATTGATGGGCTTGTCAACGCCTGCATCCGCTTTGTCTACTTCTCTTTGGAGGATGAGCTCAAAAGCAAG GTGTTTGCAGAAAAAATGGGCCTGGAGACAGGCTGGAACTGCCACATCTCCCTCACACCCAATGGTGACATGCCTGGCTCCGAGATCcccccctccagccccagccacgCAGGCTCCCTGCATGATGACCTGAATCAGG TGTCCCGAGATGATGCAGAAGGGCTCCTCCTCATGGAGGAGGAGGGCCACTCGGACCTCATCAGCTTCCAGCCTACGGACAGCGACATCCCCAGCTTCCTGGAGGACTCCAACCGG GCCAAGCTGCCCCGGGGTATCCACCAAGTGCGGCCCCACCTGCAGAACATTGACAACGTGCCCCTGCTAGTGCCCCTTTTCACCGACTGCACCCCAGAGA CCATGTGTGAGATGATAAAGATCATGCAAGAGTACGGGGAGGTGACCTGCTGCCTGGGCAGCTCTGCCAACCTGCGGAACAGCTGCCTCTTCCTCCAGAGCGACATCAG CATTGCCCTGGATCCCCTGTACCCATCCCGTTGCTCCTGGGAGACCTTTGGCTACGCCACCAGCACCAGCATGGCCCAGGCCTCGGATGGCCTTTCTCCCCTGCAGCTGTCAGGGCAGCTCAACAGCCTGCCCTGTTCCCTGACCTTTCGCCAGGAGGAGACCATCAGCATCATCCGGCTTATCGAACAG GCTCGGCATGCCACCTATGGCATCCGTAAGTGCTTCCTCTTCCTGCTGCAGTGCCAGCTGACTCTTGTGGTCATCCAG TTCCTTTCTTGCCTGGTCCAGCTGCCGCCACTCCTGAGTACCACCGACATCCTGTGGCTGTCCTGCTTTTGCTACCCTCTGCTCAG CATCTCTCTGCTGGGGAAGCCCCCCCATAGCTCCATCATGTCTATGGCAACGGGGAAAAACCTCCAGTCCATTCCCAAGAAG ACCCAGCACTACTTCCTGCTCTGCTTCCTGCTCAAGTTCAGCCTCACCATCAGCTCCTGCCTCATCTGCTTTGGCTTCACACTGCAGAGCTTCTGTGACAGCTCCCGGGACCGCAACCTCACCAACTGCTCCTCCGTCATGCTGCCCAG CAACGACGACAGGGCTCCAGCCTGGTTTGAGGACTTTGCCAATGGACTGCTGTCGGCTCAGAAGCTCACGGCCGCCCTGATTGTCCTGCACACTGGTGAGAGGGCTCCCTGGGAGGGCGTGGATGATGGTGGGAGAGGAGCCCCACTGTGGAAGTCTGACCCCCACATCGCCCCACTTTCCCCAGTCTTCATTTCCATCACCCATGTGCATCGCACCAAGCCCCTGTGGAGAAAGAGCCCCTTGACCAACCTCTGGTGGGCCGTGACAGTGCCTGTGGT GCTGCTGGGTCAGGTGGTCCAGACGGCTGTGGACCTGCAGCTGTGGACACACAGGGACAGCCACGTCCACTTTGGCCTGGAGGACGTGCCCCTGCTGACATGGCTCCTGGGCTGCCTGTCCCTGGTCCTTGTGGTGGTGACCAATGAGATCGTGAAGCTACATGAGATTCG GGTCCGAGTCCGCTACCAGAAGCGACAGAAGCTGCAGTTTGAAACTAAGCTGGGCATGAACTCTCCCTTCTGA
- the TMEM94 gene encoding transmembrane protein 94 isoform X1 — protein MLFKQAELWMSHQGKGNKGEPPSALGLSTRKALSVLKEQLEAVLEGHLRERKKCLTWKEVWRSSFLHHSNRCSCFHWPGASLMLLAVLLLLGCCGGQPAGSRGVGLVNASALFLLLLLNLVLIGRQDRLKRREVERRLRGIIDQIQDALRDGREIQWPNAMYPDLHMPFAPSWSLHWAYRDGHLVNLPVSLLVEGDIIALRPGQESFASLRGIKDDEHIVLEPGDLFPPFSPPPSPRGEVERGPQSPQQHRLFRVLETPVIDNVRWCLDMALSRPVTALDNERFTVQSVMLHYAVPVVLAGFLITNALRFIFSAPGVTSWQYTLLQLQVNGVLPILPLLFPVLWVLATACGEARVLAQMSKASPSSLLAKFSEDTLSSYTEAVSSQEMLRCIWGHFLRVLGGTSPTLSHSSSLLHSLGSVTVLCCVDKQGILSWPNPSPETVLFFSGKVEPPHSSHEDLTDGLSTRSFCHPEVEEEPHERDALLAGSLNNTLHLSNEQERGDWPGEAPKPPEPYSHHKAHGRSKHPSGSNVSFSRDTEGGEEEPSKTQPGMESDPYEAEDFVCDYHLEMLSLSQDQQNPSCIQFDDSNWQLHLTSLKPLGLNVLLNLCDASVTERLCRFSDHLCNIALQESHSAVLPVHVPWGLCELARLIGFTPGAKELFKQENHLALYRLPSAETMKETSLGRLSCVTKRRPPLSHMISLFIKDTTTSEPWLRWPAPGTEQMLSHGTADVVLEACTDFWDGADIYPLSGSDRKKVLDFYQRACLSGYCSAFAYKPMNCALSSQLNGKCIELVQVPGQSSIFTMCELPSTIPIKQNARRSSWSSDEGIGEVLEKEDCMQALSGQIFMGMVSSQYQARLDIVRLIDGLVNACIRFVYFSLEDELKSKVFAEKMGLETGWNCHISLTPNGDMPGSEIPPSSPSHAGSLHDDLNQVSRDDAEGLLLMEEEGHSDLISFQPTDSDIPSFLEDSNRAKLPRGIHQVRPHLQNIDNVPLLVPLFTDCTPETMCEMIKIMQEYGEVTCCLGSSANLRNSCLFLQSDISIALDPLYPSRCSWETFGYATSTSMAQASDGLSPLQLSGQLNSLPCSLTFRQEETISIIRLIEQARHATYGIRKCFLFLLQCQLTLVVIQFLSCLVQLPPLLSTTDILWLSCFCYPLLSISLLGKPPHSSIMSMATGKNLQSIPKKTQHYFLLCFLLKFSLTISSCLICFGFTLQSFCDSSRDRNLTNCSSVMLPSNDDRAPAWFEDFANGLLSAQKLTAALIVLHTGERAPWEGVDDGGRGAPLWKSDPHIAPLSPVFISITHVHRTKPLWRKSPLTNLWWAVTVPVVLLGQVVQTAVDLQLWTHRDSHVHFGLEDVPLLTWLLGCLSLVLVVVTNEIVKLHEIRVRVRYQKRQKLQFETKLGMNSPF, from the exons GGCGAGCCTCCCTCAGCCCTGGGCCTGTCCACGCGGAAGGCCCTCAGCGTCCTGAAGGAGCAGCTGGAGGCAGTGCTGGAAGGACATCTCAGGGAGCGGAAGAAGTGTCTGACGTGGAAG GAGGTGTGGAGAAGCAGCTTCCTCCACCACAGTAACCGCTGCTCCTGCTTCCACTGGCCGGGGGCCTCACTCATGCTACTGGccgtgctgctgctgctgggctgCTGCGGGGGACAGCCAGCCGGGAG CCGTGGGGTGGGGCTGGTGAATGCCTCAGCCTTGTTCCTGTTACTGCTTCTCAACCTTGTGCTCATCGGGCGGCAAGACCGGCTGAAGCGTCGGGAGGTAGAGCGGAGGCTGCGAGGGATCATTGATCAAATCCAAG ATGCCCTCAGGGATGGCAGGGAGATCCAGTGGCCCAATGCCATGTATCCAGACCTCCACATGCCTTTTGCACCATCCTGGTCCTTGCACTGGGCCTACAGAGACGGACACCTGGTCAACCTGCCAGTCAGCCTGCTGGTTGAAGGAGACATCATAGCTTTGAGGCCTGGCCAGGAATCGTTTGCTTCTCTGAGGGGGATCAAG GATGACGAGCACATCGTCCTGGAGCCGGGAGACCTCTTCCCCCCcttctcccctccaccctcaccccgGGGAGAAGTGGAGAGAGGGCCACAGAGCCCCCAGCAGCACCGGCTTTTCCGTGTCCTTGAGACCCCTGTGATTGACAACGTCAG ATGGTGCCTGGACATGGCCCTGTCCCGACCAGTCACTGCCCTGGACAATGAGCGGTTCACAGTGCAGTCGGTGATGCTACACTATGCTGTGCCCGTGGTCCTG GCCGGCTTCCTCATCACCAATGCCCTGCGCTTCATCTTCAGTGCCCCGGGGGTCACTTCCTGGCAGTACACCCTCCTCCAGCTCCAG GTGAATGGCGTCCTGCCCATCCTCCCCCTGCTCTTTCCAGTCCTCTGGGTTCTGGCAACTGCCTGTGGAGAGGCCCGTGTCCTGGCCCAGATGAGcaaggcctcacccagctccctg CTGGCTAAGTTCTCAGAGGATACTCTCAGCAGCTATACGGAGGCTGTCTCCTCTCAG GAAATGCTGCGCTGCATTTGGGGCCACTTCCTGAGGGTGCTCGGGGGGACATCGCCAACGCTGAGCCACAGTTCCAGCCTGCTGCACAGCCTGGGCTCTGTCACG GTCCTGTGCTGTGTGGACAAACAGGGGATCCTGTCATGGCCAAATCCCAGCCCAGAGACTGTACTGTTCTTCAGCGGGAAGGTGGAGCCCCCTCACAGCAGCCACGAGGACCTCACCGATGGCCTATCCACCCGCTCCTTCTGCCATCCCGAGGTAGAGGAGGAG CCCCATGAACGAGACGCCCTCCTGGCTGGCTCCCTGAACAACACCCTGCACCTTTCCAATGAGCAGGAGCGTGGCGACTGGCCTGGCGAGGCTCCCAAGCCCCCCGAGCCCTATTCACACCACAAAGCGCATGGCCGCAGCAAACACCCATCTGGCTCCAACGTGAGCTTCAGCAGGGACACCGAGGGTGGTGAAGAAGAGCCCAGCAAG ACCCAGCCTGGGATGGAGAGCGACCCCTACGAAGCAGAGGACTTTGTGTGTGACTACCACCTGGAGATGCTGAGCCTGTCCCAGGACCAGCAGAACCCCTCCTGCATCCAGTTTGATGACTCCAACTGGCAGCTGCACCTCACCTCCCTCAAACCCCTGGGCCTCAATGTGCTGCTGAACCTGTGTGATGCCAGCGTCACCGAGCGCCTGTGCCGATTCTCCGACCACCTGTGCAACATCGCCCTGCAAGAGAGCCACAGCGCCGTGCTGCCCGTCCATGTGCCCTGGGGCCTCTGCGAGCTTGCCCGCCTCATTG GCTTCACTCCTGGGGCCAAGGAGCTTTTCAAGCAGGAGAACCATCTGGCGCTGTACCGCCTCCCCAGTGCCGAGACAATGAAGGAGACATCGCTGGGGCGGCTCTCCTGTGTCACCAAGCGGCGGCCTCCCCTCAGCCACATGATCAGCCTCTTCATTAAAGACACCACCACCAGTGAGCCCTGGCTACGTTGGCCAGCACCAG GCACAGAGCAGATGCTGTCCCATGGCACCGCTGATGTGGTCTTAGAGGCCTGCACAGACTTCTGGGACGGAGCTGACATCTACCCTCTCTCGGGATCTGACAG AAAGAAAGTGCTCGACTTCTACCAGCGAGCCTGCCTGTCTGGGTATTGCTCTGCCTTCGCCTACAAGCCCATGAACTGCGCCCTGTCCTCTCAGCTCAACGGCAAGTGCATCGAGCTGGTACAGGTGCCCGGCCAAAGCAGCATCTTCACCATGTGCGAGCTGCCCAGCACCATCCCCATCAAGCAGAACGCCCGCCGCAGCAGCTGGAGCTCTGACG AAGGGATCGGGGAGGTGCTGGAGAAGGAAGACTGCATGCAGGCCCTGAGCGGCCAGATCTTCATGGGCATGGTGTCCTCCCAGTACCAGGCCCGGCTGGACATCGTGCGCCTCATTGATGGGCTTGTCAACGCCTGCATCCGCTTTGTCTACTTCTCTTTGGAGGATGAGCTCAAAAGCAAG GTGTTTGCAGAAAAAATGGGCCTGGAGACAGGCTGGAACTGCCACATCTCCCTCACACCCAATGGTGACATGCCTGGCTCCGAGATCcccccctccagccccagccacgCAGGCTCCCTGCATGATGACCTGAATCAGG TGTCCCGAGATGATGCAGAAGGGCTCCTCCTCATGGAGGAGGAGGGCCACTCGGACCTCATCAGCTTCCAGCCTACGGACAGCGACATCCCCAGCTTCCTGGAGGACTCCAACCGG GCCAAGCTGCCCCGGGGTATCCACCAAGTGCGGCCCCACCTGCAGAACATTGACAACGTGCCCCTGCTAGTGCCCCTTTTCACCGACTGCACCCCAGAGA CCATGTGTGAGATGATAAAGATCATGCAAGAGTACGGGGAGGTGACCTGCTGCCTGGGCAGCTCTGCCAACCTGCGGAACAGCTGCCTCTTCCTCCAGAGCGACATCAG CATTGCCCTGGATCCCCTGTACCCATCCCGTTGCTCCTGGGAGACCTTTGGCTACGCCACCAGCACCAGCATGGCCCAGGCCTCGGATGGCCTTTCTCCCCTGCAGCTGTCAGGGCAGCTCAACAGCCTGCCCTGTTCCCTGACCTTTCGCCAGGAGGAGACCATCAGCATCATCCGGCTTATCGAACAG GCTCGGCATGCCACCTATGGCATCCGTAAGTGCTTCCTCTTCCTGCTGCAGTGCCAGCTGACTCTTGTGGTCATCCAG TTCCTTTCTTGCCTGGTCCAGCTGCCGCCACTCCTGAGTACCACCGACATCCTGTGGCTGTCCTGCTTTTGCTACCCTCTGCTCAG CATCTCTCTGCTGGGGAAGCCCCCCCATAGCTCCATCATGTCTATGGCAACGGGGAAAAACCTCCAGTCCATTCCCAAGAAG ACCCAGCACTACTTCCTGCTCTGCTTCCTGCTCAAGTTCAGCCTCACCATCAGCTCCTGCCTCATCTGCTTTGGCTTCACACTGCAGAGCTTCTGTGACAGCTCCCGGGACCGCAACCTCACCAACTGCTCCTCCGTCATGCTGCCCAG CAACGACGACAGGGCTCCAGCCTGGTTTGAGGACTTTGCCAATGGACTGCTGTCGGCTCAGAAGCTCACGGCCGCCCTGATTGTCCTGCACACTGGTGAGAGGGCTCCCTGGGAGGGCGTGGATGATGGTGGGAGAGGAGCCCCACTGTGGAAGTCTGACCCCCACATCGCCCCACTTTCCCCAGTCTTCATTTCCATCACCCATGTGCATCGCACCAAGCCCCTGTGGAGAAAGAGCCCCTTGACCAACCTCTGGTGGGCCGTGACAGTGCCTGTGGT GCTGCTGGGTCAGGTGGTCCAGACGGCTGTGGACCTGCAGCTGTGGACACACAGGGACAGCCACGTCCACTTTGGCCTGGAGGACGTGCCCCTGCTGACATGGCTCCTGGGCTGCCTGTCCCTGGTCCTTGTGGTGGTGACCAATGAGATCGTGAAGCTACATGAGATTCG GGTCCGAGTCCGCTACCAGAAGCGACAGAAGCTGCAGTTTGAAACTAAGCTGGGCATGAACTCTCCCTTCTGA